The DNA segment CGCGGCAGCCCCAGCGCCACGTTGTCCAGCACCGTCTTCCACGGCAGCAGGCGAGCGTCCTGGAACATCACCCGGACCGCCTCGCGCTCTTTGTTGCCAGGCGCGCCGTCCAGCGTCACGCCACCGCCGTCGCTGTCTTCCAGGCCGCCCACCAGCCGCAGCAAGGTGCTCTTGCCGCAACCGCTGCGGCCCACGATGGCGAGGAACTCGCCGGGCGCGGCCTGCAGGTCGATGCCGTGCAGCACCTCGCGCCCGCCGTAGCGCTTGACCACCTGCTGCACGCGCAGCGCGAGGCCTTTGCCATCTTGGCCGGCAGGCACATCGGCCAGCGCGGCGTGCTCGATCGGGTTGCTTTGCATATCGGGTTCTCCTTGGCCGGGGGCGCTCAGTGCGCCTGGTAACCGGGGTGCCAGCGCAGCCAGAAGCGCTCCAGCCCGCGTGACAGCAGATCCGCCAGCTTGCCCAGCAGCGCGTAGAGCAGGATGCCCACCAGCACTACGTCGGTCTGCAGGAACTCGCGCGCATTCATGGTCATGTAGCCGATGCCCGACTGCGCCGAGATGGTCTCGGCCACGATCAGGATCACCCACATCAGGCCGAGCGAGAAACGCACGCCGACCAGGATGTTGGGCAAGGCGCCCGGCAGGATCACCTCGCGGTAGAGGCGCCAGCCCGACAGGCCGTAGCTCTTCGCCATCTCGATCAGCCCGGGGTCCACCGCGCGGATGCCGTGGTACGTGTTCAGGTAGATCGGGAAAAACACGCCCAGCGAAACCAGGAACAGCTTGGCGGTCTCGTCGATGCCGAACCACAGGATCACCAGCGGGATCAGCGCCAGCGGCGGAATGTTGCGCACCATCTGCAAGGTGCTGTCAAGCAGGGTCGCGGCCGGCCGGAAGGTGCCCGTCAGCAGGCCCAGCGCCAGCCCGAAGCCGCCGCCGATGGTGAAACCGAGCACGGCGCGCCAGGTACTGACCCACACGTGGCGCCACAGCTCGCCGGTCACGGACAGGCCCCAGGCGGCCTTCACCACGTCGAGCGGTGCCGGCAGGATGCGGTTGGACAGCCAGCCCAGCTGCGAGGCCAGTTGCCACGCCGCCACCAGCAGCACCGGCACGATCCAGGGTGCGGCCGAGCGAGCGACATGGCGCAGCCAGTCAGGGTTGCGCGCGGGCAGGGTCAAGGGAGCGGACATGGTTGCCTCCTAAGCGCGCGCCGCGCGCGGCACGATGCCGGTTGCCATGATTTCTCCGAACGGGCCGGAAAGCGCCTTGCCCTGCAGCTTGTCGCGCACCGAGCGCGGCAGCAGCGGAAAGACCAGTTCGGCGAAGCGATAGGCTTCTTCCAGATGCGGGTAGCCGGACAGCACGAAGGTATCGATGCCCAGCGCCGCGTATTCGTTGATGCGTGCCGCCACGATGTGCGGGTCGCCCACCAGCGCCGTGCCCGCGCCGCTGCGCACCAGGCCCACGCCGGCCCACAGGTTGGGGCTGATCTCCAGCTCCGCGCGGCTGCGTGCGCCGCCGCCGGCATGCAGCGCTGCCATGCGGCGCTGCCCTTCGGAATCCATCTTGCCGATCACCGCCTGCGCGCGCGCCACCGTCGCATCGTCGAGCTTGCTGATCAACCGGTCGGCCGCGGCCCATGCCTCGTCCTCGGTCTCGCGCACGATCACGTGCAGGCGGATGCCGAACTTCACGCTACGCCCATGGCGCGCCGCGCGCTGGCGCACGTCGGCGAGTTTCCTGGCGACCTCCGCCGGCGGCTCGCCCCAGGTCAGGTAGGTATCTACCTGCTCGGCCGCGAGCTCATGCGCGGCGGCCGAGGAGCCACCAAAGTACACCGGCGGATGCGGGCGCTGCAGCGGCGGGAACAACACCTTAGCGCCCTTGACCTTGAGATGCTTGCCTTCATAGTCGAGTTCGGCGCTTTCATGGCTGGCGGCCAACACCTCACGCCAGATACGGATGAACTCGGCCGAGGCTTCGTAGCGCTCGGCATGGTCCAGGAACAGGCCATCGCCCTCCAGCTCTGACACATCGCCGCCCGTCACCAGGTTCACCAGCAGGCGTCCGCCCGAGAGGCGGTCGAATGTCGCCGCCATGCGCGCGGCCAGCGTGGGCGCCATCAGCCCGGGGCGCACCGCCACCAGGAAGCGCAGCCGGGAGGTGACCGCGGCCAGCGTGGAGGCCACCACCCACGGATCCTCGCAGGAGCGGCCGGTGGGAATCAGCACGCCTTCGTAGCCAAGCGTATCGGCCGCGGTAGCGATCTGCTTCAAGTAATCGATATTGACCTCGCGCGCCCCTTCGGAGGTGCCGAGGTAGCGGCTATCGCCGTGCGTGGGGATAAACCAGAAGACCTGCATGTCCGTGCCTCTTCAGCTCTGTTTGTGGATCGTGGCCGTCCGGCCCTCGCCTGCCGCATCCAGGCCGATCACCAGCAACGCAGCGCCCAATGCGCCGGTGACTAGCGCCACCAGCAGTACATGCTTGGCAGGGCGCGGCGGGGCGCCGGCCCGGATCGGTGTCGGCATCGAAATAGGGATAGAGATAGAAATCGGGATAGGAAGCGGGGACAAGGCACGCAAGCCGGCGGGCGCCCGCCCGCCGCCGGCTACGTCTTACTTCTTGCCAGGCTGGTAGACCTGGTCGAACGAGCCACCGTCGGCGAAGTGCGCCTTCTGCGCTTTCTGCCAGCCGCCAAAGGCCTCATCGATGGTGAACAGCTTGACCTTGGGGAAGTTGCTCGCATATTTGGCCGCAATCTTCTCCGAGATCGGGCGGTAGTAATTCTTGGCCGCGATTTCCTGGCCCTCGTCGGTGTACAGGAACTGCAGGTAGGCCTCGGCCACCTTGCGCGTGCCCTTCTTGTCCACCACCTTGTCCACCACTGCCACCGGCGGCTCGGCCAGGATGGAGATCGACGGCGCGACAATGTCGAACTTGTCCGGGCCCAGTTCCTTGATCGCCAGGATGGCCTCGTTTTCCCAGGCAATCAGCACATCGCCCAGGCCGCGCTCGACAAAGGTGGTGGTGGCGCCGCGGGCGCCGGAATCCAGCACCGGCACGTTCTTCAGCAACTGGCCGACGAACTCCTTGGCCTTTTGCTCGTTGCCGCCCGGCTGGCGCAGTGCGTAGCCCCAGGCCGCCAGGTAGTTCCAGCGCGCGCCGCCCGAGGTCTTCGGGTTAGGCGTGATCACCTGCACGCCCGGCTTGACCAGGTCGTTCCAGTCCTTGATGCCCTTGGGGTTGCCCTTGCGCACCAGGAACACGATGGTCGAGGTATAGGGCGACGCATTGTGCGGCAGGCGCTTTTGCCAGTCCGGCTTAAGCAAGCCCTTCTCGGCGATGGCGTCGATGTCATAGCCCAGCGCCAGTGTGACCACATCCGCATCCAGCCCATCGATCACCGAACGCGCCTGCTTGCCGGAGCCGCCATGCGACTGGCGGATGGTCAGCGTGTCGCCGCCCTTGGCCTTCCAAGCCTTGGCGAAGGCGGCATTCACGTCCACATACAGCTCCCGCGTGGGATCGTACGAAACGTTCAGGAGGGCGGTGTTGGCCCAGGCGGTCTGGGTGGAACCGATGACGGCCAGTGCCGCGAGTCCGATGGCCAGCTTGCGAATCATGTGTCTTGCTCCCGTATTCTCGTCGTGAAATGGCGCATGCGCGCCGCGTTTCATGGCCTTCCTTGTGTGGGAAGGCTTGCGTCAGGGATGAAGACTACCGAAGGGCCTATCTGAAAGGAACGAATGGTTTCGCCGATCCTTGCACGTTTTCCGCATAAGATTCGACGGAAATATGAACATGCCGCAGCAGGTGGGAGACAGGATCGCTGTGCCGAGAACCTTGCGCGCCCCACCCTTGCCGTCAGCGGCCTGCGCCGTTGACGCGGGCCGGCCACTGCCCACCGGCGATCAGCGCGCGAACCGTTTCCATCAGCAGATCCAGCACCGCAGAGACCGCG comes from the Cupriavidus basilensis genome and includes:
- the ssuC gene encoding aliphatic sulfonate ABC transporter permease SsuC, which produces MSAPLTLPARNPDWLRHVARSAAPWIVPVLLVAAWQLASQLGWLSNRILPAPLDVVKAAWGLSVTGELWRHVWVSTWRAVLGFTIGGGFGLALGLLTGTFRPAATLLDSTLQMVRNIPPLALIPLVILWFGIDETAKLFLVSLGVFFPIYLNTYHGIRAVDPGLIEMAKSYGLSGWRLYREVILPGALPNILVGVRFSLGLMWVILIVAETISAQSGIGYMTMNAREFLQTDVVLVGILLYALLGKLADLLSRGLERFWLRWHPGYQAH
- the ssuD gene encoding FMNH2-dependent alkanesulfonate monooxygenase, whose protein sequence is MQVFWFIPTHGDSRYLGTSEGAREVNIDYLKQIATAADTLGYEGVLIPTGRSCEDPWVVASTLAAVTSRLRFLVAVRPGLMAPTLAARMAATFDRLSGGRLLVNLVTGGDVSELEGDGLFLDHAERYEASAEFIRIWREVLAASHESAELDYEGKHLKVKGAKVLFPPLQRPHPPVYFGGSSAAAHELAAEQVDTYLTWGEPPAEVARKLADVRQRAARHGRSVKFGIRLHVIVRETEDEAWAAADRLISKLDDATVARAQAVIGKMDSEGQRRMAALHAGGGARSRAELEISPNLWAGVGLVRSGAGTALVGDPHIVAARINEYAALGIDTFVLSGYPHLEEAYRFAELVFPLLPRSVRDKLQGKALSGPFGEIMATGIVPRAARA
- a CDS encoding sulfate ABC transporter substrate-binding protein translates to MIRKLAIGLAALAVIGSTQTAWANTALLNVSYDPTRELYVDVNAAFAKAWKAKGGDTLTIRQSHGGSGKQARSVIDGLDADVVTLALGYDIDAIAEKGLLKPDWQKRLPHNASPYTSTIVFLVRKGNPKGIKDWNDLVKPGVQVITPNPKTSGGARWNYLAAWGYALRQPGGNEQKAKEFVGQLLKNVPVLDSGARGATTTFVERGLGDVLIAWENEAILAIKELGPDKFDIVAPSISILAEPPVAVVDKVVDKKGTRKVAEAYLQFLYTDEGQEIAAKNYYRPISEKIAAKYASNFPKVKLFTIDEAFGGWQKAQKAHFADGGSFDQVYQPGKK